A genomic window from Montipora capricornis isolate CH-2021 chromosome 8, ASM3666992v2, whole genome shotgun sequence includes:
- the LOC138014049 gene encoding LOW QUALITY PROTEIN: polycystin-1-like protein 2 (The sequence of the model RefSeq protein was modified relative to this genomic sequence to represent the inferred CDS: inserted 1 base in 1 codon): MTLTGLNLPAIIIKENELEGNLTYRLKVIATQDVGPEGIAAYQFTMNGPPVGGNCTVKPLRGRALNTSFDFQCSDWQDRNKPLTYQFSYKTGGGLYTVVSFGHVAQARTVLPQGRKDEDFVIEFDITIKDSLSAETTFPLQVIVEPPPAGEDLSGLAVGNNSKLNQFVQLGDVKKATQLANAVLQTVQQSETIPTEDKIEIKSSIVKEVSTVEVGNLQSLTQITSVIGRATLEPEQVTVETQDLALKTLSSLTSLLRDKTKEDYAAESTLVERGGENLVLSLGNVLNSAAQKASVIGKTKSQNVTKDIERLLDDVGTTLLSRMVVDQEPHRVKTSSLSMMLNRNSPGSLQKTKEFIQGGVGFRLPFTAITDDKAKNTKFVDSVVTTSAFNPFTSDPSSALVKSHVLRLVLKDDNGNILKVENSKEDVELNIRLNPIQEPNEPKEPFFAKPSEKGKMNYHKIDLPYADGNAVRLRIQPTGSVVFDVFVSYDQRPTVTKYDAKRKLPDEACRLISQEHCNDTAYDFLLVDSVLRKPGSYFIGILYEQSQQKPGRRKRRSCFGKGRQKRSCVEFKDPPQPENITVIPVYNPKTDANYSMNVKQEECLFWDSVKEQWLSRGCKVGLNSTSTSLQCLCNHLTSFGGGVLVMPNKLDFDVVFTELTRIHETGNVAVLCTIIAALLVYFLVCIFARKADKKDRAQTGLPVHLNSSIEEGFQYELTIVTGVWKNSGTDANVAMVIHGSEADSQCILLNRNMIESRRVLARGNEDLFVIHLSVSLGEIQFVHIWHDNSGRHPSWFFSHMLIKDVQTGRTLTFPGNTWFALEKGDGKIDRLLTPISLEEEKSFKYSLNSRSSSSFTEGHMWLSVLTKPPKSKFTRVQRTTCCLCLLMSAMLVNALFYRTDDVADPTIQIGPLNFSWRQVVVGLESALIVTPVNLLIVAIFKNSAKNRSNKITPSALKNKSASVHSRIQAFSCWGEAKEREREKEETESNLFDHATLSGRTLQRIRSVPKQDFLFPYYFIYIAWFLSFVTVISSAMFTFFFSLQWGKDISNEWLSSMLVSFTEDLFVIQPVKIVIIVLITAYFFGSKSDVKERGDQVKSEHASSTNATTDSALPSIEIKTLPEDEIELAREYRLKEAKMVSFAKELFLYMLFLTLLTVVCYGNRSYYGYLITRNLEDTFNEFPRAKDPRFYWKWLKGQFVDGIYANEWYNGKKVTKQEYINNTNSILLGMPRLRQLRVKKDSCTVPELARDSVKHCNDYYSLGEEDKTXYHLPGWKPFEGSKDWANFSGLCPAPWNYVLQDQLHNSPSWGFFDVYSGGGFVADLGYNRSTAAKVIDNLHEYSWIDRQTRAVVLEFVIYNPNTGYLSISTFYYEILPFGYGHPFVIIDTFPLTSTQTGFYQFYLICQLLFIILALLFVIREVYNIYKMRCSYFRDAWNWVELLQILFSFLVVVFFVIKSKLVLNSALKVRENPFVPVSFRDAVVWNYAENLVLAIAVFIVTIKMLRMIRFNPHISILMSSFRESRGLLLSYSVIFIIIFMAYAQFAVLMLGTSIYDYSSFPNALISELLLSLGEEIGLTNLLRVNRVLGPLFGFSFVLLNAFIFVNFFVAILNDSHAEVKHNTDKQSKEFEMADFILDRLKEFVGFGKTQHDESSSESEENRVEKENKEMHNTSFSTIAFQSHRLRRRARNFQLRNAKKLRETTRKEKKERRDQLKQENAESNTAEESTVEGNKQHLKSTVEVINALDRLHRTCALKEIDSLTSKVAKDDERQDIEILSLIRLLRSNRFEEEKEEKEDIEDATSETEAALNDNELV; encoded by the exons ATGACTCTAACTGGGCTCAATCTTCCTGCCATCATAATCAAGGAAAATGAACTAGAGGGAAATCTCACGTATCGATTAAAAGTCATCGCGACGCAAGATGTCGGCCCCGAGGGAATTGCAGCTTACCAGTTCACTATGAATGGTCCACCCGTTGGTGGGAATTGCACCGTCAAACCACTCAGAGGGAGAGCACTGAACACCAGTTTTGACTTTCAATGCAGTGATTGGCAG GATCGGAACAAACCGCTTACATACCAATTTTCCTACAAAACGGGTGGCGGTTTGTACACAGTTGTGTCCTTCGGACATGTAGCTCAAGCCAGAACAGTGCTTCCCCAAGGTCGCAAAGATGAAGACTTTGTTATCGAATTTGACATCACAATAAAGGACAGTTTGTCTGCAGAAACTACATTCCCACTGCAAGTAATC GTTGAGCCCCCGCCTGCAGGAGAGGATCTCAGCGGTCTTGCTGTGGGTAACAACAGTAAGCTTAATCAGTTTGTGCAACTGGGTGACGTGAAGAAGGCCACTCAGCTCGCAAACGCCGTCCTGCAAACTGTGCAACAGTCGGAAACAATTCCAACTGAAGACAAGATTGAA aTTAAGTCTTCTATTGTAAAAGAGGTGTCTACTGTGGAAGTGGGTAATTTGCAGTCATTGACTCAAATCACATCTGTGATTGGCCGAGCAACCCTGGAACCCGAGCAAGTGACAGTAGAAACACAG GATCTTGCTTTGAAAACTCTGTCATCCTTGACATCCTTGTTACGAGACAAGACCAAAGAGGATTATGCCGCTGAATCAACTCTGGTTGAACGAGGAGGAGAGAACCTGGTGCTGAGCCTTGGCAATGTCCTCAATTCTGCTGCTCAAAAAGCCAGCGTGATTGGAAAGACAAAG AGCCAGAATGTAACTAAAGATATCGAAAGGCTTTTAGATGACGTAGGAACGACTCTTTTGTCCAGAATGGTTGTTGACCAGGAACCTCATCGGGTGAAAACCAGCTCATTGAGCATGATGCTTAATAGAAACAGTCCGGGCTCACTACAGAAGACCAAGGAGTTCATCCAAGGCGGCGTAGGATTTAGGCTTCCGTTTACAGCCATCACTGATGACAAAGCCAAAAACACTAAATTTGTGGACTCTGTG GTGACAACGAGCGCTTTCAATCCATTTACTTCGGACCCTAGTTCAGCTTTGGTCAAATCTCATGTTTTGAGGCTAGTCCTTAAAGATGATAATGGCAACATTTTAAAGGTCGAAAACAGCAAAGAAGATGTGGAGCTGAATATTAGACTAAACCCGATACAAGAGCCAAATGAACCGAAAGAACCATTCTTTGCTAAACCTAGCGAGAAAGGAAAGATGAACTACCATAAGATTGATTTGCCCTACGCTGATGGCAATGCTGTAAGACTCAGG ATACAGCCCACAGGATCTGTTGTGTTCGATGTATTCGTGAGTTATGATCAGCGGCCAACCGTCACAAAATACGACGCGAAAAGAAAACTCCCGGATGAGGCGTGCCGCTTAATTTCTCAGGAACACTGCAACGACACAGCATACGACTTCCTCCTGGTTGATTCGGTGCTAAGAAAACCGGGATCTTACTTTATTGGGATTCTGTATGAACAGAGTCAGCAAAAACCCGGAAGACGCAAACGACGGTCTTGCTTCGGGAAGGGCCGGCAAAAGAGGTCGTGTGTGGAATTTAAGGACCCTCCACAACCAGAAAACATCACGGTGATACCGGTTTACAACCCTAAAACAGACGCTAATTATTCGATGAATGTCAAACAGGAGGAATGTTTGTTTTGGGACAGCGTAAAGGAACAGTGGTTGTCTCGTGGCTGCAAG GTCGGATTGAATTCCACTTCAACCTCTCTGCAATGCCTGTGTAACCACCTGACCTCATTTGGCGGAGGAGTCCTGGTTATGCCCAATAAGCTTGATTTCGATGTGGTCTTTACGGAACTAACGCGGATTCATGAGACAGGAAATGTTGCTGTTCTCTGCACGATTATTGCTGCACTGTTGGTGTATTTCCTGGTTTGTATATTTGCAAGAAAAGCTGATAAAAAAGATCGAGCCCAG ACTGGCCTCCCTGTGCACCTGAACTCTTCAATTGAAGAAGGCTTTCAGTACGAACTAACCATTGTTACTGGAGTTTGGAAGAATTCTGGGACGGATGCTAACGTTGCCATGGTCATTCATGGAAGCGAGGCAGACAGCCAATGCATATTATTAAACAGGAACATGATCGAGTCAAGAAGAGTCCTGGCACGAGGGAACGAAGACCTGTTCGTGATTCATTTGTCAGTTTCTTTGGGTGAAATTCAATTTGTTCATATTTGGCACGACAACTCAGGAAGACACCCCTCTTGGTTTTTCAGCCACATGTTAATAAAAGATGTCCAAACGGGAAGAACTTTGACCTTCCCCGGCAACACGTGGTTTGCCTTGGAAAAAGGAGATGGCAAAATCGACAGACTTTTAACTCCGATCTCCCTTGAGGAGGAGAAGTCTTTCAAGTATTCGTTAAACTCGCGAAGCTCTTCGAGTTTCACCGAAGGCCACATGTGGTTGTCTGTACTTACCAAGCCCCCGAAGAGTAAATTCACGCGCGTTCAAAGGACCACTTGTTGTTTGTGCTTGCTGATGTCTGCCATGTTGGTCAATGCGTTGTTTTATCGGACTGACGACGTAGCTGACCCTACAATACAGATTGGTCCTTTAAATTTCAGCTGGAGACAGGTTGTGGTAGGATTGGAGAGCGCATTGATAGTAACTCCGGTGAACTTGTTGATAGTGGCCATTTTCAAAAACAGCGCTAAAAATCGTTCTAATAAAATAACGCCATCCGCTCTAAAGAACAAATCTGCATCGGTTCATAGCAGGATTCAGGCTTTTTCATGTTGGGGTGAAGCAAAGGAAAGAGAGCGAGAAAAAGAGGAAACCGAAAGTAATTTGTTCGATCATGCAACGCTTTCAGGAAGAACATTACAAAGAATCAGATCCGTACCTAAACAAGACTTTCTCTTTCCTTATTATTTTATATACATCGCTTGGTTCCTGAGTTTTGTcactgtaatttcatctgcGATGTTTACGTTTTTCTTCAGCTTACAATGGGGTAAGGATATTTCCAACGAATGGCTTTCGTCAATGCTCGTATCGTTTACGGAAGACTTGTTTGTTATACAGCCAGTTAAAATAGTCATCATTGTGCTTATAACTGCATATTTCTTTGGTTCTAAATCCGATGTGAAAGAAAGAGGTGATCAAGTCAAATCTGAGCATGCGTCATCTACTAATGCGACGACGGATTCGGCTTTACCAAGCATCGAAATAAAGACTCTTCCTGAAGACGAGATTGAATTAGCGAGGGAGTACCGATTGAAGGAGGCAAAAATGGTTTCGTTTGCCAAAGAATTGTTCCTTTATATGCTGTTTTTAACCTTATTGACGGTTGTGTGCTATGGCAACCGAAGCTATTATGGATATTTAATCACAAGGAACCTCGAGGATACATTCAATGAATTTCCTCGG GCTAAAGATCCCCGATTTTATTGGAAATGGCTTAAAGGTCAGTTTGTGGACGGGATTTACGCTAACGAGTGGTACAACGGCAAGAAAGTCACCAAACAAGAGTACATCAATAACACGAACTCCATTCTACTGGGAATGCCCCGACTCAGACAACTAAGGGTAAAGAAAG ATTCGTGCACTGTTCCAGAGTTGGCCCGAGATTCAGTTAAACATTGCAACGATTACTATAGTTTAGGTGAGGAAGACAAAA GGTATCACTTACCAGGATGGAAGCCTTTCGAAGGCTCCAAAGATTGGGCCAACTTCTCTGGCCTCTGCCCAGCCCCATGGAATTATGTGCTTCAGGATCAACTGCACAATTCCCCAAGTTGGGGATTCTTTGACGTTTACAGTGGAGGGGGCTTTGTTGCTGATCTAGGATACAATAGATCCACAGCTGCCAAGGTGATTGATAATTTGCATGAATACAGTTGGATAGATCGACAAACTCGAGCTGTTGTGCTGGAATTCGTTATCTACAATCCAAATACGGGCTATTTAAGCATCTCTACTTTCTACTACGAAATTCTACCATTTGGTTATGGTCATCCCTTTGTCATTATCGACACGTTTCCACTGACAAGCACGCAAACTGGATTTTACCAATTTTACTTGATTTGCCAGCTTTTGTTCATCATATTGGCTCTTTTGTTTGTGATTCGTGAGGTGTACAACATCTACAAAATGAGATGCAGCTATTTTAGAGACGCCTGGAATTGGGTGGAACTCCTGCagatattgttttcatttttggttGTGGTGTTCTTCGTTATCAAGTCAAAACTCGTTCTAAACAGCGCTTTAAAAGTTAGAGAAAACCCCTTTGTTCCAGTCAGCTTTAGAGACGCTGTTGTTTGGAATTACGCGGAGAATCTGGTGCTGGCAATTGCTGTTTTCATTGTAACTATAAAGATGTTACGTATGATTCGTTTTAATCCCCACATAAGTATTCTGATGTCATCATTTCGCGAATCCAGAGGATTACTGCTATCGTACTCTGTTattttcatcatcattttcatgGCTTATGCTCAATTTGCAGTCCTAATGCTAGGTACCAGTATCTATGATTATTCCTCGTTTCCAAATGCCCTGATTTCAGAATTATTGTTGAGCCTTGGAGAAGAAATTGGTTTGACCAACCTGTTGCGAGTCAACCGAGTCTTAGGTCCATTGTTCGGATTCTCTTTCGTCCTTCTTAACGCTTTCATCTTCGTCAACTTTTTCGTTGCAATATTGAATGATTCACACGCAGAAGTGAAACACAACACGGACAAGCAGTCAAAGGAATTCGAAATGGCGGATTTTATTCTAGATAGACTAAAAGAATTTGTGGGTTTCGGCAAAACTCAACACGACGAAAGTTCAAGTGAATCTGAAGAGAACAgagtagaaaaagaaaataaggaaatgcACAACACGTCTTTCTCAACAATAGCATTTCAATCACACAGACTTCGCCGAAGGGCAAGGAATTTTCAGTTGCGAAATGCCAAAAAGTTGCGGGAAActacaagaaaggaaaagaaagaacgTAGAGATCAATTAAAACAGGAAAACGCCGAAAGCAACACAGCTGAGGAATCAACTGTTGAGGGAAATAAACAACACTTGAAATCTACTGTGGAAGTAATCAACGCTTTAGATCGCTTACATCGAACATGTGCTCTTAAAGAAATAGATTCATTGACAAGTAAAGTAGCTAAAGACGATGAAAGACAAGATATCGAAATTTTGTCGTTAATACGACTTCTAAGAAGCaatcgctttgaagaagaaaaggaagaaaaagaagatataGAAGATGCAACATCCGAAACAGAAGCCGCATTGAATGATAATGAACTAGTTTGA